A window of Gopherus evgoodei ecotype Sinaloan lineage chromosome 13, rGopEvg1_v1.p, whole genome shotgun sequence contains these coding sequences:
- the IQCD gene encoding dynein regulatory complex protein 10 isoform X1: MATKVATMLQLPYESTDSSSKSSVGHSQTPKKSAIKTSPLKLLDPGRSKLTTVETKRIVSVLDEAIFKVELISLISHITEFLDDLSTILGSELMGTLKEHERLSNNMEALLTQLQREGLKQEDGRGDLVGTEEQIRHLQLHQQAVKSSIRNILRLFQADPLASQAVRDEAYARDLSFEIFIKGLSEFRGFLLEKLLTSPLEEQEKVQFMEEISLRDKKNTETIAALEAELATAIQSRDNEIMKMNAAIRDLKSHLLHLEKSSESHIQRTKQEAEKLQKGELRISQAKCAKIQQDIHQLRAQLNVLIIDNRDSELALRKKKYKVEMEIENWIQKYDADMGEKQTEFEEVDAVYTEEKAQLAELKEKYAVLEQEYSQIKEERKRSQEKKERAERELAIMVRAATHIQAFWKGYLVRSLLKSKRKKKGKGKKSKK, from the exons ATGGCAACAAAGGTGGCTACCATGCTTCAGTTACCGTATGAGTCTACTGATTCAAGCAGCAAGTCCTCGGTGGGACACAGTCAGACTCCAAAAAAGTCAGCGATCAAAACAAGCCCACTAAAGCTCTTGGATCCAGGTCGTTCAAAACTTACCACTGTTGAGACCAAGAGGATCGTATCTGTTTTGGATGAGGCCATCTTTAAGGTAGAACTGATCAGTCTGATCTCTCACATTACTGAATTTCTGGATGACTTAAGCACTATACTGGGATCTGAGCTCATGGGTACCCTTAAGGAGCATGAGCGGCTTTCAAACAACATGGAAGCTCTACTTACCCAGCTTCAAAGAGAAGGTCTGAAGCAGGAAGATGGAAGAGGGGACCTTGTAGGAACTGAGGAACAAATCCGCCATCTTCAATTGCATCAGCAAGCTGTAAAAAGCTCTATCAGAAATATTCTGAGACTCTTTCAGGCTGACCCCCTAGCTTCTCAAGCCGTGAGAGATGAGGCCTATGCTAGAGATTTatcatttgaaatttttatcAAAGGCCTTTCAGAGTTCCGGGGCTTCTTGCTTGAGAAACTCCTGACTAGTCCCTTAGAAGAACAAGAAAAGGTTCAATTCATGGAAGAAATCTCCCTCCGGGATAAGAAAAACACTGAAACCATCGCAGCTTTAGAAGCAGAACTTGCAACGGCAATCCAGAGTCGAGACAATGAG ATTATGAAAATGAATGCTGCAATCAGGGATCTCAAAAGCCACTTACTTCATCTGGAGAAGTCCTCTGAAAGCCACATCCAACGCACGAAGCAGGAAGCAGAGAAACTCCAGAAAGGGGAGCTGCGAATTTCCCAGGCAAAGTGTGCCAAGATACAGCAGGATATACATCAGTTAAGAGCACAGCTCAACGTTCTCATCATAGACAATCGAGACTCAGAGCTGGCTCTCAGAAAG AAGAAGTACAAAGTGGAGATGGAAATCGAGAACTGGATCCAGAAATATGATGCTGACATGGGAGAAAAACAG ACTGAGTTCGAGGAAGTTGATGCTGTCTATACTGAAGAGAAGGCCCAGCTAGCTGAGCTGAAGGAGAAGTATGCTGTGCTTGAACAAGAGTATTCTCAGATCAAGGAGGAGAGGAAGCGATCCCAAGAGAAGAAGGAAAGAGCTGAGAGGGAACTGGCTATCATGGTCCGTGCTGCCACCCACATTCAGGCCTTCTGGAAGGGCTACTTGGTCAGGTCACTGTTAAAGTCAAAGAGAAAGAAGAAGGGAAAAGGCAAGAAGAGCAAGAAATAA
- the IQCD gene encoding dynein regulatory complex protein 10 isoform X3, giving the protein MATKVATMLQLPYESTDSSSKSSVGHSQTPKKSAIKTSPLKLLDPGRSKLTTVETKRIVSVLDEAIFKVELISLISHITEFLDDLSTILGSELMGTLKEHERLSNNMEALLTQLQREGLKQEDGRGDLVGTEEQIRHLQLHQQAVKSSIRNILRLFQADPLASQAVRDEAYARDLSFEIFIKGLSEFRGFLLEKLLTSPLEEQEKVQFMEEISLRDKKNTETIAALEAELATAIQSRDNEKKYKVEMEIENWIQKYDADMGEKQTEFEEVDAVYTEEKAQLAELKEKYAVLEQEYSQIKEERKRSQEKKERAERELAIMVRAATHIQAFWKGYLVRSLLKSKRKKKGKGKKSKK; this is encoded by the exons ATGGCAACAAAGGTGGCTACCATGCTTCAGTTACCGTATGAGTCTACTGATTCAAGCAGCAAGTCCTCGGTGGGACACAGTCAGACTCCAAAAAAGTCAGCGATCAAAACAAGCCCACTAAAGCTCTTGGATCCAGGTCGTTCAAAACTTACCACTGTTGAGACCAAGAGGATCGTATCTGTTTTGGATGAGGCCATCTTTAAGGTAGAACTGATCAGTCTGATCTCTCACATTACTGAATTTCTGGATGACTTAAGCACTATACTGGGATCTGAGCTCATGGGTACCCTTAAGGAGCATGAGCGGCTTTCAAACAACATGGAAGCTCTACTTACCCAGCTTCAAAGAGAAGGTCTGAAGCAGGAAGATGGAAGAGGGGACCTTGTAGGAACTGAGGAACAAATCCGCCATCTTCAATTGCATCAGCAAGCTGTAAAAAGCTCTATCAGAAATATTCTGAGACTCTTTCAGGCTGACCCCCTAGCTTCTCAAGCCGTGAGAGATGAGGCCTATGCTAGAGATTTatcatttgaaatttttatcAAAGGCCTTTCAGAGTTCCGGGGCTTCTTGCTTGAGAAACTCCTGACTAGTCCCTTAGAAGAACAAGAAAAGGTTCAATTCATGGAAGAAATCTCCCTCCGGGATAAGAAAAACACTGAAACCATCGCAGCTTTAGAAGCAGAACTTGCAACGGCAATCCAGAGTCGAGACAATGAG AAGAAGTACAAAGTGGAGATGGAAATCGAGAACTGGATCCAGAAATATGATGCTGACATGGGAGAAAAACAG ACTGAGTTCGAGGAAGTTGATGCTGTCTATACTGAAGAGAAGGCCCAGCTAGCTGAGCTGAAGGAGAAGTATGCTGTGCTTGAACAAGAGTATTCTCAGATCAAGGAGGAGAGGAAGCGATCCCAAGAGAAGAAGGAAAGAGCTGAGAGGGAACTGGCTATCATGGTCCGTGCTGCCACCCACATTCAGGCCTTCTGGAAGGGCTACTTGGTCAGGTCACTGTTAAAGTCAAAGAGAAAGAAGAAGGGAAAAGGCAAGAAGAGCAAGAAATAA
- the IQCD gene encoding dynein regulatory complex protein 10 isoform X2: MATKVATMLQLPYESTDSSSKSSVGHSQTPKKSAIKTSPLKLLDPGRSKLTTVETKRIVSVLDEAIFKVELISLISHITEFLDDLSTILGSELMGTLKEHERLSNNMEALLTQLQREGLKQEDGRGDLVGTEEQIRHLQLHQQAVKSSIRNILRLFQADPLASQAVRDEAYARDLSFEIFIKGLSEFRGFLLEKLLTSPLEEQEKVQFMEEISLRDKKNTETIAALEAELATAIQSRDNEIMKMNAAIRDLKSHLLHLEKSSESHIQRTKQEAEKLQKGELRISQAKCAKIQQDIHQLRAQLNVLIIDNRDSELALRKVSREGSSREASRPVKVLRSTKWRWKSRTGSRNMMLTWEKNRLSSRKLMLSILKRRPS, from the exons ATGGCAACAAAGGTGGCTACCATGCTTCAGTTACCGTATGAGTCTACTGATTCAAGCAGCAAGTCCTCGGTGGGACACAGTCAGACTCCAAAAAAGTCAGCGATCAAAACAAGCCCACTAAAGCTCTTGGATCCAGGTCGTTCAAAACTTACCACTGTTGAGACCAAGAGGATCGTATCTGTTTTGGATGAGGCCATCTTTAAGGTAGAACTGATCAGTCTGATCTCTCACATTACTGAATTTCTGGATGACTTAAGCACTATACTGGGATCTGAGCTCATGGGTACCCTTAAGGAGCATGAGCGGCTTTCAAACAACATGGAAGCTCTACTTACCCAGCTTCAAAGAGAAGGTCTGAAGCAGGAAGATGGAAGAGGGGACCTTGTAGGAACTGAGGAACAAATCCGCCATCTTCAATTGCATCAGCAAGCTGTAAAAAGCTCTATCAGAAATATTCTGAGACTCTTTCAGGCTGACCCCCTAGCTTCTCAAGCCGTGAGAGATGAGGCCTATGCTAGAGATTTatcatttgaaatttttatcAAAGGCCTTTCAGAGTTCCGGGGCTTCTTGCTTGAGAAACTCCTGACTAGTCCCTTAGAAGAACAAGAAAAGGTTCAATTCATGGAAGAAATCTCCCTCCGGGATAAGAAAAACACTGAAACCATCGCAGCTTTAGAAGCAGAACTTGCAACGGCAATCCAGAGTCGAGACAATGAG ATTATGAAAATGAATGCTGCAATCAGGGATCTCAAAAGCCACTTACTTCATCTGGAGAAGTCCTCTGAAAGCCACATCCAACGCACGAAGCAGGAAGCAGAGAAACTCCAGAAAGGGGAGCTGCGAATTTCCCAGGCAAAGTGTGCCAAGATACAGCAGGATATACATCAGTTAAGAGCACAGCTCAACGTTCTCATCATAGACAATCGAGACTCAGAGCTGGCTCTCAGAAAGGTATCGAGGGAGGGGAGTTCTAGAGAAGCAAGCAGACCTGTTAAAGTGCT AAGAAGTACAAAGTGGAGATGGAAATCGAGAACTGGATCCAGAAATATGATGCTGACATGGGAGAAAAACAG ACTGAGTTCGAGGAAGTTGATGCTGTCTATACTGAAGAGAAGGCCCAGCTAG